tcAATTGATCACTTTTCTTCTTCTATGACTTTCGTTTAGTGATTCAAGTGccgattatattttttatttcatcaaaACCATAGAAGTTTTGGTTTGTGTATATTAATACGACCATGTGTGGAAATTAGATGGATATGGAGAAGACAAGATTCAAGATATGTTTCGGACTTGGACATAAATTGGGACGATGTGACCAAAACCCTTGAGAGCGTCCAAGAAGGCCGTACGATCGGTGTCTTGAATTTCAATTCTAACGAGATCCAACGGTGGAGAGAGTTAGCCAAGACTAAAGACAACGAAGAGGAGGAAAACGTTGTCGTACTGGATCTGGACTATGCAGACAAGAACGTAACTTGGGAGTCACTCTACCCAGAGTGGATCGATGAGGAGCAAGAAACAGAGGTTCCTGTTTGTCCTGATCTCCCAAAGATCAAAGTACCTACAAGAAGACTCGATCTGATCGTCGTGAAGCTTCCTTGTCGGAAAGAAGGGAACTGGTCAAGAGACGTCGGGAGGTTGCATCTGCAGCTGGCGGCAGCGACGGTGGCCGCTGCAGCGAAAGGGTTTTTCAGAGGTCACGTGTTGTTTGTCTCTAGATGCTTTCCGATTCCGAATCTGTTTCGGTGTAAGGATCTTGTGGCTCGGAGAGGCGATGTTTGGTTATATAAACCTAATCTTGATACCTTGAGAGACAAGCTTCAGCTTCCTATAGGTTCTTGTGAGCTCTCTCTTCCCCTCGGCATCAAAGGTGAAACAAATAATCCCTAACATACTTGTTTCAATTTGAATATAGATTATGCTAAACAGAGCCGGATTTGATATTTAGGTGGCATAAACATTTTTAGGTTAATCtgtattataaaaatttgataacttGGGATTTAAGCTACTTATGTATATACTCCCCTCCATATTTAAAAGATTAATgttctagttttttttgttgtatttgAAAGACTGATATATTTTAGCTTTTAATTACTTTAAAGCTAAAAGATTCATTTGAATTTTAGTGGCTAAATTTTATTAGGAACCacataaaactttaaaactaaattaaaagtaaaactaCAATGTAATAGAGATAAAAGTaagtatttaatttttcttaatacgTGTGAACAACTTTAAACATCAATCATTTTGTATACAGAGGGAGTAGCTCTTTAACATTTGTTATGTTTCATCCGACTTTGCTCGGTCATGATCATaagtttttagttttctttcatGGATTTTACAGAGAGACCAAGTTTAGGAAACCCTAAAAGAGAAGCCTACGCTACAATCCTTCATTCAGCTCATGTTTACGTTTGTGGAGCCATTGCGGCGGCTCAGAGCATAAGACAGTCCGGTTCAACAAGAGACCTCGTGATCCTGGTCGATGACAACATCAGCGGTTACCACCGAAGTGGACTCGAAGCTGCGGGGTGGCAAATCAGGACGATACAGAGGATTCGAAACCCTAAAGCAGAGAAAGATGCTTACAACGAGTGGAACTACAGCAAATTCAGACTATGGCAGCTCACTGATTACGACAAGATCATCTTCATCGACGCAGATCTCTTAATCTTGAGAAACATCGATTTCTTGTTCTCGATGCCTGAGATCTCAGCTACGGGAAACAATGGAACCCTATTCAACTCGGGAGTTATGGTGATTGAGCCTTGCAACTGTACGTTTGAGCTTTTGATGGAACATATAAATGAGATTGAGTCGTACAACGGTGGAGATCAAGGTTACTTAAACGAGGTCTTCACATGGTGGCATCGGATTCCCAAACACATGAATTTCTTGAAGCATTTCTGGGTTGGGGACGAAGATGACGTGAGGCGCAAGAAAACAGAGTTGTTTGGAGCAGAGCCTCCTATTCTTTATGTTCTTCATTACTTGGGAATGAAGCCGTGGCTATGTTACCGTGACTATGACTGTAACTTCAACTCCGACATATTCGTTGAGTTCGCGACGGATATTGCTCACCGACGATGGTGGATGGTCCACGACGCAA
The Brassica napus cultivar Da-Ae chromosome A1, Da-Ae, whole genome shotgun sequence DNA segment above includes these coding regions:
- the LOC106346944 gene encoding UDP-glucuronate:xylan alpha-glucuronosyltransferase 1 isoform X2; the protein is MANPPAATAATAATGGDSRRRLSASIEAICKRRFRRNSKGGGRQDMVKPFNIINFQTGDKNSNCCCSKFQMVKVLLFILLLATLFTIIYSPEVYHHSLSHSSSRWIWRRQDSRYVSDLDINWDDVTKTLESVQEGRTIGVLNFNSNEIQRWRELAKTKDNEEEENVVVLDLDYADKNVTWESLYPEWIDEEQETEVPVCPDLPKIKVPTRRLDLIVVKLPCRKEGNWSRDVGRLHLQLAAATVAAAAKGFFRGHVLFVSRCFPIPNLFRCKDLVARRGDVWLYKPNLDTLRDKLQLPIGSCELSLPLGIKERPSLGNPKREAYATILHSAHVYVCGAIAAAQSIRQSGSTRDLVILVDDNISGYHRSGLEAAGWQIRTIQRIRNPKAEKDAYNEWNYSKFRLWQLTDYDKIIFIDADLLILRNIDFLFSMPEISATGNNGTLFNSGVMVIEPCNCTFELLMEHINEIESYNGGDQGYLNEVFTWWHRIPKHMNFLKHFWVGDEDDVRRKKTELFGAEPPILYVLHYLGMKPWLCYRDYDCNFNSDIFVEFATDIAHRRWWMVHDAMPKELHQFCYLRSKQKAQLEYDRRQAEAANYTDGHWKIRVKDPRFKICIDKLCNWKSMLRHWGESNSNWTDDESFVPTPPAITAVRRSSLPGHNL
- the LOC106346944 gene encoding UDP-glucuronate:xylan alpha-glucuronosyltransferase 1 isoform X1, with amino-acid sequence MANPPAATAATAATGGDSRRRLSASISEAICKRRFRRNSKGGGRQDMVKPFNIINFQTGDKNSNCCCSKFQMVKVLLFILLLATLFTIIYSPEVYHHSLSHSSSRWIWRRQDSRYVSDLDINWDDVTKTLESVQEGRTIGVLNFNSNEIQRWRELAKTKDNEEEENVVVLDLDYADKNVTWESLYPEWIDEEQETEVPVCPDLPKIKVPTRRLDLIVVKLPCRKEGNWSRDVGRLHLQLAAATVAAAAKGFFRGHVLFVSRCFPIPNLFRCKDLVARRGDVWLYKPNLDTLRDKLQLPIGSCELSLPLGIKERPSLGNPKREAYATILHSAHVYVCGAIAAAQSIRQSGSTRDLVILVDDNISGYHRSGLEAAGWQIRTIQRIRNPKAEKDAYNEWNYSKFRLWQLTDYDKIIFIDADLLILRNIDFLFSMPEISATGNNGTLFNSGVMVIEPCNCTFELLMEHINEIESYNGGDQGYLNEVFTWWHRIPKHMNFLKHFWVGDEDDVRRKKTELFGAEPPILYVLHYLGMKPWLCYRDYDCNFNSDIFVEFATDIAHRRWWMVHDAMPKELHQFCYLRSKQKAQLEYDRRQAEAANYTDGHWKIRVKDPRFKICIDKLCNWKSMLRHWGESNSNWTDDESFVPTPPAITAVRRSSLPGHNL